Proteins found in one Drosophila innubila isolate TH190305 chromosome X, UK_Dinn_1.0, whole genome shotgun sequence genomic segment:
- the LOC117781659 gene encoding uncharacterized protein LOC117781659 — protein sequence MDELPADKTGSSNNHLNSSSKPNWCCIMDNLPVQGHGDGPMPYQPTKLFQWLSAKNLPQLEDETPPTSFYEVLENAEIAFHCTQCDKLLVSLNAESLQRTIGTQTLMLKQTQAQTQTLKHTGAQSVSQAQTHTPTGTPTLIMRRTRTPSPNPRPYRGTYPILQELWLLRERSLWSLLKTLLLCISLLNGCYLLCRGICRLAILRRILLCVQPAAPPPPPPPPQISNSLPAFLWSQLCRLARKLHII from the coding sequence ATGGACGAATTGCCGGCGGATAAAACAGGATCATCAAACAATCATCTGAATTCGAGCTCAAAACCAAATTGGTGCTGCATCATGGATAATCTGCCGGTTCAGGGACATGGTGACGGTCCAATGCCGTATCAGCCAACGAAACTCTTCCAATGGCTGTCGGCCAAGAATCTGCCACAATTGGAGGACGAAACACCGCCCACAAGCTTCTACGAGGTGCTGGAGAATGCCGAGATCGCCTTCCACTGCACACAGTGCGACAAGCTGCTGGTGAGCCTCAATGCGGAGTCACTGCAGCGCACAATTGGCACCCAGACGCTGATGCTGAAGCAGACACAGGCACAAACACAGACTCTGAAGCACACAGGGGCACAGAGTGTGAGCCAAGCTCAAACCCACACTCCAACTGGGACTCCGACTTTGATAATGCGACGGACGCGAACACCGAGTCCAAATCCGCGACCCTATCGAGGCACCTATCCAATTTTGCAGGAGCTATGGTTGCTTCGCGAACGTTCGTTGTGGTCGCTGCTGAAGACGCTGCTCCTGTGCATCTCTCTGCTTAACGGTTGCTACTTGCTTTGCCGTGGCATCTGTCGCCTGGCCATTTTGCGTCGCATTTTGTTGTGCGTTCAGCCAGCGGctccaccgccaccaccaccaccaccgcagATCTCAAACTCGTTGCCCGCATTCCTATGGAGCCAGTTGTGTAGGCTGGCCAGGAAACTGCACATCATTTGA
- the LOC117786173 gene encoding bromo and FHA domain-containing protein DDB_G0267958 has protein sequence MLRRELQTIKLKLSDLEEYEVIRRRKKTNEAIEAGRASSVTVTATETAPSTASSSSSSETEATQRRLERERANMPGWTQATIADSNTNSGSTEDSTSVQAVVDESDTIAELSDDGWVDIDEEDEDEQEQEQEQEEEEGAVGGEL, from the coding sequence ATGTTAAGGCGCGAACTACAGACAATTAAGCTAAAGCTGTCCGATTTGGAGGAGTATGAAGTAATACGTAGACGTAAAAAGACAAATGAAGCAATTGAAGCTGGGAGGGCATCATCGGTGACAGTGACAGCCACCGAAACGGCTCCATCGACTGCCAGCAGTTCGTCATCATCCGAGACGGAGGCAACCCAACGACGGCTAGAAAGAGAGCGCGCTAACATGCCCGGATGGACGCAAGCAACAATTGCTGATAGCAACACCAACTCTGGCTCCACCGAAGACTCCACTAGCGTGCAAGCTGTCGTTGATGAAAGCGACACTATTGCTGAGCTTAGCGACGACGGCTGGGTGGATATTGACgaagaagatgaagacgaacaagaacaagaacaggaacaagaagaggaagaaggcGCCGTGGGTGGCGAGCTATAA
- the LOC117793744 gene encoding putative inositol monophosphatase 3 produces the protein MSRANKETMNGRIIRINRVPATITVILLTIVLVYFLNFHKEERPAIYGMLRSDNKVNLRKMLIAAIQAAQRGGLEILDVAHSRQLKERSKGKTAEGVNDPFTDADGRSHCVMKQGLKRIFPRVQIFSEEDKEHCKDSHSFDLDPTVLHETAIVPDVEVTAPDVTVWVDPLDATKEFTEELYEYVTTMVCVAVAGQPVIGVIHNPFSGHTAWAWVGHSMSEYLAELHKLPHQDPSGEPIITISRSHTAAANEVTRSVFGDNVNILTAAGAGYKVLQVVVNNATAYLHTSIIKKWDICAGDAILRALGGAMTTLNDEAINYGPNESPVNKDGLLASLEQHGKYMERLSKYRTLHNGKLR, from the exons ATGAGCAGAgcaaataaagaaacaatGAACGGACGCATCATACGCATCAACCGGGTGCCTGCCACCATAACGGTCATTCTGTTAACCATCGTCTTGGTATATTTCCTCAACTTTCACAAGGAGGAGCGACCTGCCATTTATGGCATGCTACGCAGTGACAATAAGGTCAATCTACGGAAAATGCTTATTGCCGCCATACAGGCGGCACAGCGCGGTGGCTTGGAGATCTTGGATGTGGCGCATTCGCGTCAGCTGAAGGAGCGCAGCAAGGGCAAGACGGCTGAAGGGGTCAATGATCCATTTACGGATGCAGATGGTCGCTCGCACTGTGTGATGAAGCAGGGCCTCAAACGCATCTTTCCACGTGTGCAAATCTTCTCGGAGGAGGATAAGGAACATTGCAAAGATTCGCACAGCTTCGATCTGGATCCCACGGTGCTGCATGAGACAGCCATAGTGCCCGACGTGGAAGTGACGGCACCAGATGTTACCGTTTGGGTAGATCCCCTGGATGCCACCAAGGAGTTTACAG AGGAACTCTACGAGTATGTCACAACCATGGTGTGCGTGGCTGTTGCTGGTCAGCCGGTGATTGGCGTCATCCACAATCCGTTTAGCGGACACACCGCCTGGGCTTGGGTGGGACACAGCATGTCCGAGTACCTGGCGGAACTGCATAAGCTACCTCATCAGGACCCATCAGGGGAACCCATCATCACAATCTCACGGTCCCATACCGCCGCTGCCAACGAAGTGACCCGAAGTGTCTTCGGCGATAATGTCAATATATTGACAGCAGCTGGAGCTGGCTACAAGGTGCTGCAAGTGGTGGTCAATAATGCAACCGCATATCTGCATACCTCAATCATCAAGAAATGGGACATTTGTGCCGGCGATGCCATACTGCGCGCTCTCGGAGGCGCCATGACAACGCTCAATGATGAAGCCATCAACTATGGCCCCAACGAGTCGCCAGTGAATAAGGACGGACTATTGGCCAGCCTTGAACAGCACGGCAAGTACATGGAACGCCTCTCCAAATATCGTACTCTTCACAATGGCAAGCTCAGGTAG